The Nicotiana tomentosiformis chromosome 2, ASM39032v3, whole genome shotgun sequence genome includes the window TTGATCAGGAAGTCACATTTATTTTGGAGCGTCCATTCTTAGACACAGACCGAGCTATTATTGATGTATGTGAAGGAAAGACGACGATGAGAGTAGGTGATCGAGTGGAGGTATTAAATGTGTATAAATCACTCAGATTTCCAACCGATTATGAAGAGCTATCCATGATTTCTGTGGTGGAAGGTGATGTGACGTCATTGGTGCCTTATGAGCCCCATAAATCCcctttaacaatccttgattggGGATGAAGAAGACAGTGAAGATGAGATAATGGATGAAATTGAGCAAGTACTTGACATGTTTTGCAATTATGTCCATGGGTTTGGGTAATTTGAGGAGTTGGACATGCCCGTCACTCTAACCCCTCATAGGCTAtctattgaagaagctccaaagctAGAACTCTTAAGCCCCTTCGAACGTATCTGTGCTATGATTATTTGGGGAACTCTAAGACACTGCCAGTGATTATCTCATCCAGCTTGACTAATGTACAAGAAGAAAAATTGCTCAGAGTACTTCACGAGCATAATAAGGCTATTGAGTGGACAATTGCTGACATCAAAGAAATCAGTCcattattttgcatgcataaaatctttCTGGAAGATGGACACAACCCCAGTTTTGAGAAACAAAGGGGATTAAATCCCATTATGAAAGAGGTCGTGAAGAAGGAAGTAATTAAGTGGCTCGATGCATGTATCATCTTTCCTATCTCTGATAGTAACTGGGTAAGCCAGTGCAATGTGTTCCCAAAAGAGGGGATGACTGTGGTAGAGAATGAGATAATTCCTACTTGCACCGTGACGGGGTGAAGAGTTTGTATTGATTACAGAAGGCTCAACAAAGCAACCCGCAAGGACCACTTCCCACttccattcattgaccaaatgtcgGACAGATTGGCGAGGCATGGatattattgcttccttgatggttattcggggtacaACTAGATTGT containing:
- the LOC138904637 gene encoding uncharacterized protein, with the translated sequence MPLSVFIQLGLGELRPTTIILQLADRSLAHPKGVIKDVLVQVGSFIFLTDFIILDLELDQEVTFILERPFLDTDRAIIDVCEGKTTMRVGDRVEVLNVYKSLRFPTDYEELSMISVVEGDVTSLVPYEPHKSPLTILDWG